The following coding sequences lie in one Pseudomonas svalbardensis genomic window:
- a CDS encoding transposase domain-containing protein: MRLARALELTHNIASTPNSIEGLDSLLDPSLVEQALEQAGVATLRKRRLPLEMMLWCVISMAFFRRMSAWDVVSRMNIMLPGQRPLVAPSAVVQARQRLGSEAVKEWKAKYGADKVESWLAK, encoded by the coding sequence ATGCGTCTCGCTCGGGCCCTAGAACTGACCCACAATATCGCCTCCACCCCTAACTCAATCGAGGGACTGGATTCTTTACTCGATCCATCTTTGGTCGAGCAGGCACTTGAACAGGCCGGCGTGGCGACCCTGCGCAAGCGGCGTTTGCCGCTGGAAATGATGCTTTGGTGCGTGATCTCCATGGCGTTCTTTCGACGCATGTCGGCCTGGGATGTGGTCAGCCGCATGAACATCATGCTGCCGGGACAACGTCCGCTGGTGGCGCCCAGCGCCGTAGTCCAGGCCCGTCAGCGATTAGGCAGCGAAGCTGTGAAAGAGTGGAAAGCTAAATACGGCGCCGATAAAGTCGAGTCCTGGCTGGCCAAGTGA